ACGACTTGAATAGCACGACGTAGTTCGAGTTGCAGGAGAGGATCAGGAAAGGAGTATCTGAAAAGATGTTACCTGGGCTGGGCGTAATGGAAGAACCCCTTTTGTACCCGATGcgctttcttttcattttttttcttatttcctTTGTATTTTTCAAGCTTTCATCTGTAATAGGCCGTGTCATACTAtttaatttaatgaattaaagcCCTTGGGCCTTCGAAGTTATTTTTGTTTGCTGTGTTATTGCCGTAGCAAACGTTGTGTGTGTTGTTTTATACTTTTGGctacatgctcaatattatcTTTGTTGCGCGCACAATGAAATAGTATGtcgaaggaatttaattgCCGTGATATGCTAGTGTACTGGCATAGTAAGgatcaatggtttgaaaaattctTCATTTCATTGATAACCTGGTCGTAGCCGAATATACAAACATAGCTTTGGAAGTGTGTCGTAAGTACTTAAAACAGTCCAAGTCTCTGTGTTGCACTATGTGCGGACCTTTACTTATAGTAGTACTTAAGTTGTTCCATGTTCCAAGGGTGGGCTAGTCTTTCTCCGTACTTGTCCTCCAAGCTGTGTGTGTTGGGTGCAATGATCTCGATGACTTTATATGGTTTGTCCCATCTCGGGCGTAAACCGGTGACCTTTGTTTGAACCTTCTTGAGGACCCTGTCACCGAGCTGAAGTGTTCTGCTCTTTACTCTAGAGTTGTAGAAGTGTTCCATGCACTGCTTGTTCAGGATGTTTTGGTGATGCGCTGCAATGCGCTTCTCCTCTAAGAGGTTTTTATCTAGTTGCATATTTTGCGAATTGGTCTCAGGGTGAAACATCGAAACCCGTTGTGTTGGCTGGATTATTTCGATGGGGAGTACTGCTTATGTGCCGTACATTAGACAGAAAGGTGTCTCGTCCGTGGCGTCTATTGGCGTGGTACGGATTGCCCATAGTACTTCTTCAAGCTTCTCAGGCCAAAATCCTTTTGCATCATCCAATTTCTTCCTAAGGAGGCCTTTGATTAGTTTGTTGACGGCCTCCAATTGCCCATTAGTCTTGGGGTGCGTGATAGAGGCAAACTTGAACGTAGTCCCCCTTACATTGCACCACGTGATGAGGTGGTCGTTATTGAAATGTGTGTCATTGTCCATGATTATAGATTTTGGCGTACCATGGTGGTAAAAGatagggtaaattcctcctatggtacctgatgtttggctacttggacaatttggtacctgatgtatgaaagcggacaatttggtacctaaagttctcaaatttaggccattttggtacctctatcaattttgaccatattttcagggttatttccgtcattctagtcctaaattcattaaattcacatttttcttcatttcttcctataattgcctcttttggagataattaaattgatatatctactccatttagcatctacttcgcatatatcgaaaataaacttttttcttaatatacttattgtatcctaattattttctgcaaaggaaataaattgcctttatgcaattgtaatttttttcaaaatttttttaattacttataattaaaattaatttagattgatagctacattatgaaaacttatatacgtaaatcatcacagatactaagtggatgaattatcaaatttttagtgataacttagaggcaatttggaggtattataaaaaaatgaagtaaagttgagataagatgacggaaataaccctgaaaatatggtgaaaattgacataagtaccaaaatggcctaaatttgagaactttgggtaccaaattgtccgctttcatacatcaggtaccaaattgtccaagtagccaaacatcaggtaccataggaggaatttaccctaaAAGATATTGCGCTGTCAAAAATGTTGGACATTCTTAGTTGTTATTGCGGCCAAGGGTGCGGCTTCAATCCACTTGGAGTGATAGTCAATGCACATGATGACCCACTTAAATTGGCATTTCCCGGTGGGAAGTGGGCCGATCAAATCTATGCCCCAAAGGCAGTTAATCCATGGGCTGACTATGTATGATAGTGGTTCTGAGGGTTGACGTGGTATAGGCCCATGTATTTGACATTTATGGCAAGATCTGGCTAGCTCTTGTGCGTCAGCTGCAAGTGTGGGCCAGTAATAGTCTGTCTGTAGTGTATTTTCAGCTAGTGCACGACTGTCGTAGTAGTTACCGCAGTTGCCACTGTTAATTTCTTGGAAGATCTGTTTGCCTTCTTCAGTTGTAACGCATCTTAAACTGGCATTCAGGAGACCCTGGCGATAGAGTGTGTCGTTTTACAATTGGTATCTCACCGCGCGTTTCTTTAGTTGTATTGCGGCATCCTTATCCTCGGGTAGCTTGCCATCACACTTAAATGATATGATCTCGTCCATCCACGAGCCTTGGTGTCGTTCTATATGGCATATCTCCTGTAAAATCTGGGAGATGGAAGGATGGTGGAGCACTTTGACCCTGGTATCCTTGTGACACTGATGTGGTTGCGTCGTGGCAAGCCTGGCTAAGGAGTCCGCCCTTGTGTTACTAGCCCTCGGGATGTGAGTAATGTGATAGGATTCAAATCTTTTTAATAACGTCGTGACATATGCCAAGTAGGTTTCTAATTGCTCATCTTTGCCGGTGAAAAACCTGGTGACTTGATACTAGTTGCACCAGTGCTGAGGGCTAATTGTAGTTCTGCAATTAGTGCCTCATATTCCGCTACATTATCGGAGGCAGcaaaattgaatttgaaagcgTACTCCAGCTCGAGTCCCCCCGGTCCATTCAGGATGATGCCTGTACCACTAGACTTGGCGCAACTGGAACCATCCACGTGTACGTTCCATGGGGAAATTGTGGTGCGGGTTATGACATCGCCTGGTGCTGTCTCACTCGTATCTCGGGAAATCATTTCTGCAATAAAATCAGCTACGGCTTGGCCCTTATAGCGGGTCGTGGCTTGTATTCGATGTCAAATTCTTTCAGCTCGATAGCCCACTTACTGAGTCGCCCCGAGTATTTTGGATTCTGCAGTACTTGTTTGAGGGGTTGGTTTGTAAGAACGTGGATACTATGAGCTTGGAAGTAATGGCACAGTCGTCTAGCTGCCACGAAAAGCGCAAGAGCTAACTGTTCCAGTATCGGGTATGTCGTCTCTGGACCGTTCATGGCCCTGCCAGCGTAGAAGATTGACAACTCTTTAGTTCCGTCTCGGCGAACTAATGCACTGCTACCCGCAGTTGGGGATACTGCGAGGTAAAGGTACAGTGATTCTCCTGGCTGCGGGGTTGACAATAATGGCACCGTGGCGAGGTAGTCTTTTAGCCCCTGAAAGGCTTCGTAGCAGATAGGTGTCCACTCAATCAGTTTGCTCTTGGAATGCCTTAATAGCTTGAAGAATGGTTCACATTTGTCGGTCAGCCTTGAGATGAATCGTTATAATGCCATGAGTCTACCCTGAAGGGCCTCTACATCCTTCTTAAGTACTGGTTGCGCCATGTCTAGAATGGCCTGTACTTTTTCTGGATTTGCTTTTATGCTGCGTTGACTAACGATATAGCCTAGGAACTTGTTGTTATGccgaaaaaaaacatttttctgGGTTCAACCGCATCTTATACTTTTTAAGCACGTTGAAGATGGTTCAGAGGTTGACTACGTGGTCCTCGGCTTTGACGCTCTTGGCCAACATATCATCCACGTATACTTCAATCTCATGACCGATGTGCTTATCGAACATTTGTGTGACACAACGCACATACGTAGCCCCTGCGTTATTTAACACAAAGGGCATAACATTATAACAATAAAGGCCCATGTCAGTAACGAAGGTCATAGCTTCTTAATCCGCAGGGTTCATGTGTATTTGGTTGTACTTAAAGTAGGCTTCAATCATGTTTAGCAACTTATGACCTGTTGTTGCATCGATTAGTTGGTCGATTCTGGGTAAAGACAAGTTATCTTTAGGGCATGCTTTATTCATGttcttgtaatccacacacatcTGCCATTTGCCGTTGGCTTTACGGACCATGACACAATTTGAAATCTACTTTGGATACTAGACCTCCTTAATGAACTTCATACCCTTCAACTTGTCGACCTCCTGGCAGATTGCCATGCGTTTTTCGTCGTCGAAGCTACGACGCTTTTGTTTGACTGGATATGTAGAAGGTTTGATGTGTAGCTCGTGCATAATGATGTCATGTGAGACGCCATGCATATCCTCGTATGACCATGAAAATACTTCCATGCTTTCTCCCAAGAAGTTTGTTAGGTCACTCTCCACTGTGGGGTAACGGTAGCGCCAATCTTGATCTTTCACTCCGAGTGGTGCGAGAATGGTGTGATGCTTTTCAAGGAAGATTCGGGATTCGCCGGAGTCTTGGCTTCGTAAGGCGTAGTTTTTTTCTTGCCCTTACTTTTTGTTACTTCGCCATCTCGCGCGTCGATGACCTTGCCGGTTAAGTTTGTTGCAGGATGTACCGCCAAGATTTTATGCCGGTTGCGTGTGCGTCTAACTGCGTGTGCTTGGCACTCTTTCGCCACAGACTGTGATCTCCGGACCTGCCCTGTTCCGTTTGAGGTTGGGAATTTGATAAGTATCATGTACCCAGCAATGAAGGTTCGCAATCGGTTGAGAGTAGGCCGACCGATGATCCCGTTGTACGAACTGTAGGCATCAACTATGATGAACTCAGCTTCGACGCAGACTGTGCATGGCGTAGTCCCAATGCGTACCTTCATGTAGTCTGAGACTAGAGGTTGGGTTATATCTCCGGAGAAGCTGATTAGCGGTTCGTGGTTTTGTATTAACTTCTTACCACTACGCTCCATCTTCTCGTAACATCCCTTAAATAGGACATTAACTGCGGATCCCGTATCGATCATCATTTTACCTACGTCTCACTGTCCACCCAAGACCGCATCTATGAGGAATGTGTCGTCGTTGGGTAGAGAGATgtctatttcttcttcttcagtgaAGGTGATCTGCTTCCATCCTTCATTCTCCCTTTTTGCGTTTCCCCCATGATGGCGCACATCTGTCTTGAGTGGTTGTTGCGGGCAAAGCGTTTTTTCGCATGGTTGGACATGCTCGTCATTAGGGCCCCGCCCTCAATTACGTTGATGTAGCGTAGGTTCTCAACTGCTGCCACACCGTGCTGCTAGGCTCTTGGATACACTACCCGAACACCTGTATCGACGTTAGCTCTCAATGTGCGGAGGGTGTTGTGGCTTCCATTTTCATGAAACCTGCACCACTTACCAGTTTCTGCCTCAGTTTGAGGGCGTTGTGGCCTCCTTGGCTTTCTCAATGTCCCCTGATGTTTGTAGAAGAAGTCTTCTAGGCTTTTTTCCCTCGGCGGTGTGTGGTCACCACGGCGACCCATCGCGTTAACTTGGCGATGATCTCTGTTCTTATCTTGGTCTCTGTGCCGATCATGGTTATGCCTGTCATGGCGGTTTGATTGGTGTCACTCtcttttcattcttttgttACGGTCTTCTGTACCAAGGAAGAGCTCGCGCTAGAAGGGGATCGTGTTTGTAGGTACGGATGACTGCGGCGTATTGCTCTTATTTGATGGTACTGGAGTTTGCTTTTCCCCGTATGTGACATATTTCGCCTGAGCGTATCGCACCGCCTCTGTCATAATTTCATCGTAGGTGGCGTCACGCATTCGAGGGCCACGTTGATGTGGAACAGGAAATTCTCAGACCGCAGTCATTCCTTGAATGCAACCAAGGCAAGTGTTTTGTTGAGGTTCCGGCATTTGGATGCGGCTGTCTGCCATCGCATTACTAAGGCGCCCAGCGTCTCCCTACTCTCCTGCTTTACTTGGAACAGACCGTCTGTTGTGTGTGTTGCACCGACGATGAGGATGAACCGGTTGAGGAATGCCGTAGTCAACTGTGTAAACCAATCTATGGAATTCGTCGGCTGCTAAAAAAACAGTTCATGTCGCCCCCGTCTAATGTTTCGCTGAACAAATGGCAGAGTGTGGCGTCATCAAATTCTCTGATGGCAGTGACTTTTTTGAAGTTATCAATATGCCGGAACGGGTCGCCCTCACCCGTATATGGCGTAATCTTAAAACTCTTAGATTGTGATGGGCGTACAATATTCATTATTCGCGTGGTGAAGGGACCTGACTTGGCCGCGAATACTAGTTAGCACCGCATATTGGCGTCTCGTTGCTAGATGGCGATTAACTGCTGTAATATCAAGGCCAGCGTGGGGTCCGTACTGTGGTCAGTGGTATGGAGTCGTGAGCGAGAAGTAACGTTCATGCTTCCCTCTTCGCAGTTGTGAATACGTCTAGGAGATGGTGGCCGCTTCCTAACGAGTTCGGAGGGGGTCAAGCTGACGCTCAGGTTGACTTGTTCCCGCCCTTTTGTTTGCGCGCTACCTTCGCGCTGTGATTCTTCGTGCTAACAACTGCGTTCTGCCCTTTCCAGCTGTGCACGCATCCTGTCGAGTTCGGTCTGCAAAGCCGCAGCCTTCTCGCGTTCGAGTACTTCGCGCTGCGGGCACTCGGCGAGGTCTTTGGCCATGGTTTCCATCCTTGCAGCGTTCACGGGATCGGGAGTCGTGCTAGTACTTGCGACCGTCCCAGGTGTAGGGGTGAGAATTATAGGGTCGTTTGTGGAAGGTAGGGGATGATTGAGGCTGAGGTCCATTATGTATTTCACATGACCGTCGCCCGGAATAGCGGGTAGAGAGTTGGGAGTGCTCATTTCGAAGTGCAGTTGCTTCGCTAAATGTTGCATGTGTTTTACGAGAACTTTTTGTTGCGTATTCCCACAAACGGTGCCAATGTTAATGTAGTGCATTGCGCTATGACAATATGCTTCACTATTCGTTCACAAGATACATTGTGCTCCTTGTCCCGTTCGTGTCACAAGTAGCACAAATCATCAAAGCagagaccacggcggcgtggtcttcaactctctgaTGCTCAAGTCAGGTCAAtaataatttatgcagagtaacagtGAGTGGTTTAGTTTGCTTACCTTATGATGTCAAAGGTTTGTCCTTTTATAgctgagttgaggtagatcattcCCTCATCTTCCGATGTGGGATTAAGTCCAGTTGAAGTATTCTCTTGAGCTCCCTTTCGAATGCGCGTCAGGACGCGTCCATAGTCAGTTTGGGCCGCGGGGCGGCTCGTTAAACAGCTAGTACGGCTGTCTTTCTGCTGGTACTTCGAGCTAGGCTATTTATGGGTCTTAGTGTGATGATAGTTACGCTGATTATGGGTAGGCATAAGCCTATACCAACAAAAGTGTAACTAGAATGACTTCTCAACTTATCCAAATAGAACGTACATAAAAGGAAAGATAGTTAATCCAAACTCTATGAGGAAAAATGATCTAATTGATTTAAGCGATTGTCTCCCTATGAATatgtttaagaaaaaaattcagcATCAGGTCCTAAATTATTATGTAGGGCTGGCAATGGTACATAAAACCATCCCAACCAATTTGTATACAAACCGTACCAAATATGTTAGTATACCAAATACTCGGTATATGTTATCCGGTATAGTATGACATACCAACATTAAAATACAGTACGGTATGTGGTACAAATTTTTTgtataccatggtatatcgtATCTACcgacttatattatattaaattattaaattaattttaaaaaaaattcaatcgtagatttattttaaaataaatccaaaccgTAAAAATCTACTAACCTTAATCTAATCTCTCTCAGCCTCAAACTCTCAATCCCTTATGAGTTTTCTGAGTTATCTCTCTCACTTCTCGATCTGCTTTTTTCCTCTCACTTTGTCGTAGATATATTGTTCTTTGATTCATCGCCCGCCAATATTACACTCATTCTCTCGTCTTCTTGTCAAGTACACTCtttttctcgtcttcaatttttttacttagttatgaatgaatcgattcaatcgaTTCCCCATatgtatttaaactatttatgCTATTATTGTAGAGAATGCTATTACGAAAAACTTTGAGATAGGAAGAGGCAGCCCAAGTACAAATGCTTATGTCTATCAGTAGCATCATCACTGCCtacaacatgtcaacatatcTCACCTTTAAACctatcatttctttttttcaatCGTTTTGGGAATTTGTTAGTACTTTAACAGTTTGACTATTTGGACGGTTTTcaatttatgactttgtatttggtaatttggttgaaattgtataagactttggaattctattgttatttcacttattttttattacttatttggattaggcttttaaaattttaggccataaatatgttggtagaagcccattaccaaccgtaccaacagagtaccaaccgtaccactcaattggtataccaacgttattggttgatataaattgtggatttttcataccaattATATATTAGTTGGTATATGGTATTGAAAGATTAAgattggtataccaaccaatcAACCCCTAATATTATGgtaatattaatatattacCCAGACTCAGAAAACTACCAATGTAATATCCAAACTCATATTTCGCTTTCAACGTGACGCATGAGAACATTTTTTATCATAAAGCTGTCATTTTGGTCATATGTTGCACATGTGCTTTTTAAAAAAGGTAATTAGTGAAATTAACTTTAAAAAAAGTTTCAGCATCATTCCTCCAACTCTTGTAGCACTGTCCAAATAGTACATAGACTTAGAAAAATACATTTTTTCTATGGTTCTTGTTGGGTTCTATTCATAGTTTTTAGTTTGCTAAAATTTAACCACAAAGTCATAGAGAGCATATCATCTTGATGTTGGTTATCAAATATATGGTCATTTTAGTCATAATTGAATATATGATTTATCGTCActtcaaaaacaagaaaatggaATTATAAATAGAGTGGTTTTATTTGCACCTCCAAATTGCTATATGTACATCCaacatttttctattttaatttGACTTTGTCAACCTGCATTAAAGCATTATTCTAAAAAGTGGTCGCCTAGACCAACTAGGTGGTGTCTAGGCACTAGGAGGCGGGTCACCACCACGCTTTTTCCCTATTCGGTCATCCGTGGTGTTCGAGAGATTTAGCAACCACCTAGGCGGTCTACGGTGTTATTTGGCTGTCAAAATCAGTGAacttttagaaataaaaaaataaaacgtAGTGGAAGTAAAATAACTTCATAATGAAGATTTAATTTAGGATGATGACACGGAAGATGAGAATAGAAAAATGgatattgagtttgagtcCGATACTGAAGAAGTTAGTGAAGgatttgaagaagatgaacttAAGATTTAGTCTTGCatttgttttacaatttaccttttgttttaatatttttctaaACTCAAGTAATTTTGAGTTtactatttttaaaattaatattgagcattagtatatatttttaaacatataaatagtttaaatacatgtataaaaatatataaatatttaataattcgaatCCACCTAAGCGCCGCCTAGTCGTCTAAGCTCTAGGTGGTAGCTGTCTGCATGCATACCGCTTAGcactttttagaaccttgattAAAAGACAAATAAGAACAAATAAATTtatcttcttatttattttacgtatagATGATAAACATGAATTCGTGAACCATGATCATTATATCCACTAACTACTGCACTAAAAAGTAAAACCTACTACCAAATTTGTATAATAATTCATTTTATAATCCAACAAATGACTCCAAATCAAAGGTTTGGAAGATTTACACCATCCCTAAACATTATATACTAAGATTGCTAAAATGATTATCATTATACAATCTTTTAGGATGTTGAAGAACTTGTagaacaatgacaaaaatatgaTGCTCTTTTTAAATTAAACTGACTTTTTCTCCATTGTTTATAGGGGTTAGGCACAGTAGGATTACACTCAATTGTGGAGAAATATTGAATGTTAATAATCATGAAATATAATCTTCTATACTACTCGATCACCATCAACATCTTCTCCTCCACAACATTTTTGATGAGTCATgtaattttttcctttttcctccaAGGCCTCAACTAATTAATCACCGAACAAAAAAAACTCAGATTCCATCACCTAGCAAAACTTAAACCAGAAATTTATAGAGGTTGGTAGAGGTGTATTTAGGTTTTCTAAAcactaaaaagtaaaatagagGTGCATTAAGTAATGGAGGTATATATAGCAATATTGGAGGTGCAATTAGAATTCCccttataaaaaaatgattcttataaaaaaaaagtcacatttgatacatgtatttattaaaaagtcaagtaaaattttaaaattagaaaaaagtcagaTTCCTAAACCTCTTATA
This is a stretch of genomic DNA from Argentina anserina chromosome 4, drPotAnse1.1, whole genome shotgun sequence. It encodes these proteins:
- the LOC126790704 gene encoding uncharacterized protein LOC126790704, with protein sequence MDNDTHFNNDHLITWCNVRGTTFKFASITHPKTNGQLEAVNKLIKGLLRKKLDDAKGFWPEKLEEVLWAIHKNLLEEKRIAAHHQNILNKQCMEHFYNSRVKSRTLQLGDRVLKKVQTKVTGLRPRWDKPYKVIEIIAPNTHSLEDKYGERLAHPWNMEQLKYYYK